Proteins from one Meiothermus cerbereus DSM 11376 genomic window:
- a CDS encoding type II toxin-antitoxin system VapB family antitoxin has protein sequence MPRMTIEIDEALLEEARQVLGVRTKREAIERALQELVRQQRRRGIRAHAGRVELELTQETLRALRESR, from the coding sequence ATGCCCCGCATGACCATCGAAATTGACGAAGCCCTGCTAGAAGAGGCCCGCCAGGTGCTAGGGGTACGCACCAAACGCGAGGCCATTGAGCGGGCCTTGCAGGAGCTGGTGCGCCAGCAGCGCCGCCGGGGCATCCGGGCCCACGCCGGGCGGGTGGAGCTCGAGCTCACCCAGGAAACCCTGCGCGCGCTGCGGGAGTCC